Proteins from one bacterium genomic window:
- the priA gene encoding primosomal protein N' encodes MIAKIVVDVAVDKEFDYLIPDSLTAQVRLGSRVNLSFGPRQTQGYVVGFSHSSGHPKLKAIESVVGEKPYIAESLLKLARWMADYYCAPVELAVQAVLPGAVRNQSAKFKEQLFVELVPAKSELSIINTLTPALSPEGRGGPASGLPLPSGERAGVRVSSSVSVRLKSPKQVAVLELLRARGGMFLHDLVKLSGAEAATVRTLEKKGLVLINKQAAQRDPFATHTILHTEPLALMTGQAAALEVVKQAIDKVSGSPKPSSPLEGEDRGEGDSRNKGGVSRVGSTPHPNPLPQGEREKKACVALPSSSSVILLHGVTGSGKTEVYLQAIDYALSQGKGAIVLVPEISLTPQTIERFRGRFGDTIAVLHSHLSSGERHDEWHRIHDGIARIVVGARSAVFAPVANLGLIVVDEEHEHTYKQEEMPRYHARDVAVMRGHFEKCAVLLGSATPALESFANAKNGKYHLVEMMNRVDHRAMPHMRVVDMRQEAERTGRLSVFSRDLLDAVRKRLDKAEQVILFLNRRGYASSLVCPKCGLVAKCNDCSISMTYHRHDETLKCHICGAIQGVPDRCPGCQDPAFKFAGIGTQRVEVTVGKLFPHARIARMDADATRGKDSHRRILNEFKTGKIDILVGTQMIAKGLDFPNVTLIGVLNADMSLHMPDFRASERTFQLLTQVAGRAGRGEIPGEVIVQTSTPFHQAIQAARRLDYDGFCDQENEFRRELGYPPYGHLVCVGIKGLDQVKVTKAAEQFTAQLQPLLSSDVIVSGPSPAPLEKAKGQFRHQIMLRAPTTKAITTPLKVVAREFHWPHGVSVVIDVDAVSLM; translated from the coding sequence TCGGCTCGGGTCCAGGGTCAATCTCTCCTTCGGCCCCAGGCAAACCCAGGGCTATGTCGTCGGTTTCAGCCACTCTTCCGGTCATCCCAAGCTCAAGGCGATTGAGTCGGTGGTGGGTGAGAAGCCCTACATTGCGGAAAGCCTCCTGAAGCTTGCCCGCTGGATGGCGGACTATTATTGCGCCCCCGTTGAATTGGCCGTGCAAGCGGTGCTGCCGGGGGCCGTACGCAATCAAAGCGCAAAATTCAAGGAACAGTTGTTTGTGGAATTAGTCCCGGCGAAATCGGAACTATCCATAATCAACACCCTCACCCCAGCCCTCTCCCCTGAAGGGAGAGGGGGGCCTGCGAGCGGACTCCCTCTCCCTTCAGGGGAGAGGGCTGGGGTGAGGGTCTCTTCAAGCGTTTCGGTCCGCCTAAAATCCCCCAAACAGGTCGCCGTGCTCGAGCTTCTCCGTGCCCGGGGGGGGATGTTCCTTCATGACCTCGTCAAGCTTTCAGGGGCCGAAGCCGCGACGGTTCGTACCCTTGAGAAAAAAGGGCTGGTCCTCATCAATAAGCAGGCGGCCCAGCGTGATCCGTTTGCCACCCACACGATTTTGCATACTGAGCCACTCGCCTTGATGACGGGACAGGCGGCAGCATTGGAGGTGGTGAAACAGGCGATCGATAAGGTGAGCGGTAGCCCTAAACCTTCCTCTCCCCTTGAGGGAGAGGACCGAGGTGAGGGGGATTCCCGGAACAAAGGGGGAGTTTCACGAGTGGGTAGCACCCCTCACCCCAACCCTCTCCCTCAAGGGGAGAGGGAGAAGAAGGCGTGTGTGGCGCTCCCTTCATCCTCCTCCGTCATCCTCCTCCACGGCGTAACCGGCAGCGGCAAGACGGAAGTCTATCTCCAAGCGATTGATTATGCCCTCAGCCAAGGCAAGGGGGCCATTGTCCTGGTCCCGGAAATCTCGCTTACCCCCCAAACCATTGAGCGGTTCCGTGGACGGTTCGGTGATACGATCGCGGTGCTTCATAGCCACTTATCGTCCGGCGAGCGGCATGATGAGTGGCACCGGATCCATGATGGGATTGCCCGGATCGTGGTGGGGGCACGGTCAGCCGTTTTCGCGCCTGTGGCCAATCTGGGGCTCATTGTGGTGGATGAGGAGCATGAGCACACCTACAAGCAGGAGGAAATGCCTCGTTATCATGCGCGCGATGTGGCGGTGATGCGCGGGCATTTTGAGAAATGCGCCGTGTTGCTTGGATCGGCCACGCCAGCGCTTGAATCCTTCGCCAATGCGAAAAATGGCAAGTATCATCTGGTGGAAATGATGAATCGGGTGGACCACCGCGCCATGCCCCACATGCGGGTGGTGGATATGCGCCAGGAAGCGGAGCGGACGGGACGGTTGTCCGTGTTCTCCCGCGACCTTCTGGATGCGGTCCGCAAGCGGCTGGACAAAGCCGAGCAGGTCATACTGTTCCTGAATCGTCGCGGCTATGCCTCCTCGCTGGTTTGCCCGAAGTGCGGGCTGGTCGCCAAGTGTAACGACTGCAGCATTTCCATGACCTATCACCGGCACGATGAGACGCTCAAATGCCACATTTGCGGGGCGATCCAGGGGGTGCCCGACCGGTGTCCGGGCTGTCAGGATCCCGCTTTTAAGTTTGCCGGTATCGGCACTCAGCGGGTCGAGGTAACTGTCGGCAAACTGTTCCCGCACGCCAGAATTGCCCGTATGGATGCGGATGCCACGCGGGGCAAGGATTCGCATCGGCGGATTTTGAATGAATTCAAAACCGGAAAAATTGACATACTGGTCGGGACGCAGATGATCGCCAAAGGGTTGGACTTTCCAAATGTGACGCTGATCGGGGTGCTGAATGCCGACATGAGCCTGCATATGCCTGATTTCAGGGCCAGTGAACGTACCTTTCAGCTGTTGACTCAGGTGGCGGGGCGGGCCGGGCGTGGTGAGATTCCCGGAGAGGTGATCGTTCAGACGTCAACTCCGTTTCATCAGGCAATTCAGGCCGCGCGGCGGTTGGACTATGATGGTTTTTGTGATCAGGAAAATGAGTTCCGGCGGGAGCTGGGCTACCCGCCCTATGGCCATCTGGTCTGTGTCGGCATCAAGGGACTGGATCAGGTCAAGGTGACGAAGGCGGCGGAACAGTTTACCGCCCAGCTTCAGCCATTACTCTCGTCGGATGTCATTGTCAGCGGCCCATCCCCGGCTCCTTTGGAAAAGGCAAAAGGCCAGTTCCGCCATCAGATCATGCTCCGGGCTCCAACGACTAAAGCCATTACCACCCCGTTAAAAGTGGTAGCCCGTGAATTCCATTGGCCCCATGGTGTCTCCGTCGTCATCGATGTCGACGCCGTCTCCCTGATGTAG
- a CDS encoding glycosyltransferase family 4 protein, producing MNILLIEYRDMKHPLAGGAEIVLYEVFRRIVALGHRVDYLCNGFEGGAPEELQAGIRIIRRGRQAYFNYMAPWVYRTELRANQYDLIIEGIDKIPFYLPLFERKTPIMAIVPHLFGSTVFQEVSFLPASYVYLLERGISKAYRRCMFSLLSKSTQVDLVARGIPMDQTRVIHPGFTHADYPAPAVKPPRVRPTFIYVGRIKRYKGIQQGIEAVVRLRSRYPDILFQIVGAGDYLEPLRKLTGDLGVEQNVEFTGRISHERKIQLMQQADVLIYPSPKEGWGLSVLEANSCGTVVVASDSPGLNEAVQDGKTGFLVPHGDVAAMEARLEQLLSDPALYAQMRANGLEWVKTFTWDKAARETLALMEETVRRGKT from the coding sequence ATGAACATTCTCCTTATTGAATACCGTGACATGAAGCACCCCCTGGCGGGGGGGGCGGAAATTGTGCTGTATGAGGTCTTCCGTCGCATCGTGGCGCTGGGGCATCGGGTGGACTATCTCTGCAATGGCTTTGAGGGCGGGGCCCCGGAAGAACTCCAGGCCGGAATTCGTATTATCCGGCGGGGGCGACAAGCCTACTTCAATTACATGGCGCCTTGGGTCTACCGGACTGAATTGCGGGCCAATCAGTACGACCTGATCATTGAAGGCATTGACAAAATCCCCTTTTACCTGCCGCTGTTTGAACGTAAAACGCCGATTATGGCCATTGTCCCGCATCTGTTTGGCAGTACTGTCTTCCAGGAGGTTTCCTTCCTCCCCGCCTCCTATGTGTATTTGCTCGAGCGCGGGATCTCAAAGGCGTATCGCCGGTGCATGTTCTCCCTTTTGTCCAAGAGCACCCAGGTGGATTTGGTGGCCCGGGGAATTCCCATGGACCAGACGCGGGTGATTCACCCCGGGTTTACGCATGCGGACTACCCCGCGCCGGCCGTTAAGCCGCCCCGGGTCAGGCCTACTTTTATTTATGTGGGTCGGATCAAACGGTACAAGGGCATCCAGCAGGGAATTGAGGCGGTCGTCAGGCTGAGATCCCGCTATCCCGATATCCTTTTCCAGATCGTGGGCGCGGGGGACTATCTTGAGCCACTCCGTAAGCTGACAGGGGATTTAGGCGTTGAACAGAATGTTGAGTTTACCGGCAGGATTTCGCATGAACGCAAAATTCAGCTGATGCAGCAGGCGGATGTCCTGATTTACCCGTCTCCCAAGGAAGGCTGGGGGTTGTCTGTTCTTGAGGCCAATTCCTGCGGCACCGTGGTGGTGGCAAGTGATTCGCCCGGTTTGAATGAGGCCGTACAGGACGGCAAGACCGGCTTTCTGGTGCCCCATGGCGATGTGGCTGCCATGGAGGCGCGCCTGGAGCAGTTGCTCAGTGATCCCGCTTTGTACGCGCAGATGCGGGCGAATGGGCTGGAGTGGGTCAAAACCTTCACCTGGGACAAGGCCGCACGCGAGACTTTGGCGCTGATGGAAGAGACCGTGAGAAGAGGTAAGACGTAA
- the pyrE gene encoding orotate phosphoribosyltransferase, producing MTDNEVLNVFLETKALLKGHFELRSGLHSDQFFQCAKVLQQPRIAARLCEALVQKLRKEHPGLHVDGVIAPAMGGLFVGHEVAKTLGVVSIFAEKHEGALVLRRGFEVPKGAAFVVAEDVITRGGRVQETIDIIEGRGGKVVAVTVLVDRSGGKARFVPPTVSLLQMEPVTFDPKTCPLCAQKVTLEHPGS from the coding sequence ATGACCGACAATGAAGTATTGAACGTCTTTCTCGAAACCAAGGCCCTGTTGAAGGGGCACTTTGAGCTCCGCTCGGGATTGCATAGCGACCAGTTCTTTCAATGCGCCAAAGTGCTGCAGCAGCCGCGTATTGCGGCGCGGTTGTGTGAGGCCCTCGTACAGAAACTCCGGAAAGAACATCCAGGGCTCCATGTGGATGGCGTGATCGCGCCGGCCATGGGCGGGCTCTTTGTGGGGCATGAAGTGGCCAAGACGCTGGGGGTGGTCTCTATTTTTGCCGAGAAGCACGAGGGCGCCTTGGTGTTGCGGCGCGGGTTCGAGGTCCCGAAAGGCGCGGCCTTCGTGGTGGCCGAGGACGTGATTACCCGTGGCGGGCGCGTGCAGGAAACCATCGACATCATCGAGGGACGTGGGGGTAAGGTCGTGGCGGTGACCGTCCTCGTGGACCGGAGCGGCGGGAAAGCCCGTTTCGTGCCGCCCACCGTGAGTCTGCTTCAGATGGAGCCCGTGACCTTTGATCCCAAAACCTGTCCGCTGTGCGCGCAAAAGGTGACGCTCGAACATCCGGGATCATGA